One segment of Amycolatopsis alba DSM 44262 DNA contains the following:
- a CDS encoding phosphoadenylyl-sulfate reductase — protein MTATADYKTLAERASKELAEATATEALRWTAETFGDDFIVASNMQDAVLVDLATQVKPDVDVLFLQTGYHFPETIGTRDAVQAVYPGVRIVNAEAEQSVADQDAEYGPKLHERDPNRCCHLRKVVPLRNTLAKYSAWVTGVRRVDAPTRANTPIVTWDDRNGLVKINPIAPWSDDEFNGYISEHGILENPLVSIGYLSIGCAPCTAKVAAGQDPRSGRWAGQGKTECGLHG, from the coding sequence ATGACCGCCACTGCCGACTACAAGACCCTCGCCGAACGAGCCTCGAAGGAACTCGCGGAGGCGACCGCGACCGAGGCCCTGCGCTGGACCGCGGAGACGTTCGGCGACGACTTCATCGTCGCGTCGAACATGCAGGACGCCGTCCTCGTCGATCTGGCCACCCAGGTCAAACCTGACGTCGACGTGCTGTTCCTGCAGACCGGCTACCACTTCCCGGAGACCATCGGCACCCGTGACGCGGTGCAGGCGGTCTACCCCGGTGTGCGGATCGTCAACGCCGAAGCCGAACAGAGCGTCGCCGACCAGGACGCCGAGTACGGCCCGAAACTGCACGAGCGTGACCCGAACCGGTGCTGCCACCTCCGCAAGGTCGTGCCGCTGCGGAACACGCTCGCCAAGTACTCGGCGTGGGTGACCGGCGTCCGCCGCGTCGACGCGCCGACCCGCGCGAACACCCCGATCGTCACCTGGGACGACCGCAACGGGCTGGTGAAGATCAACCCGATCGCGCCGTGGTCCGACGACGAGTTCAACGGCTATATCAGCGAACACGGGATCCTCGAGAACCCGTTGGTGTCCATCGGTTATCTGTCGATCGGCTGCGCGCCGTGCACCGCCAAGGTCGCCGCGGGCCAGGACCCGCGCAGCGGCCGCTGGGCCGGGCAGGGCAAGACCGAATGCGGCCTGCACGGGTGA
- the cysD gene encoding sulfate adenylyltransferase subunit CysD → MTTLEPATDATQDNLAALESEAIHIFREVAGEFDRPVILFSGGKDSTLLLHLAIKAFWPAPVPFPLLHVDTGHNFDEVIDFRDRVVEQHGLRLVVAKVQDWIDDGRLEERADGMRNPLQTTPLLDTIAENKFDAVFGGGRRDEERARAKERIFSLRNAFGQWEPRRQRPELWNLYNGRHRPGEQVRVFPLSNWTEADVWNYIAREKVELPSIYYAHRREVYQRDGMWLAEGPWGGPRPDEAVQELTVRYRTVGDGSCTGAIESTAATVDEVIAEVSASRLTERGATRADDRMSEAAMEDRKREGYF, encoded by the coding sequence ATGACCACGCTCGAACCGGCCACTGACGCCACTCAGGACAACCTGGCGGCGCTGGAATCCGAGGCCATCCACATCTTCCGCGAGGTGGCGGGTGAGTTCGACCGGCCGGTGATCCTGTTCTCCGGCGGCAAGGACTCGACGCTCCTGCTGCACCTGGCGATCAAGGCGTTCTGGCCCGCTCCGGTGCCGTTCCCGTTGCTGCACGTGGACACCGGGCACAACTTCGACGAGGTCATCGACTTCCGCGACCGCGTGGTCGAGCAGCACGGGCTCCGGCTGGTCGTGGCGAAGGTCCAGGACTGGATCGACGACGGCAGGCTCGAAGAGCGCGCCGACGGGATGCGCAACCCGCTGCAGACCACCCCGCTGCTCGACACGATCGCCGAGAACAAGTTCGACGCGGTCTTCGGCGGCGGGCGCCGTGACGAGGAACGCGCCCGCGCCAAGGAGCGGATCTTCAGCCTGCGCAACGCTTTCGGCCAGTGGGAGCCGCGACGGCAGCGCCCCGAGCTGTGGAACCTCTACAACGGGCGGCACCGCCCCGGCGAGCAGGTCCGCGTCTTCCCGCTGTCCAACTGGACCGAGGCGGACGTCTGGAACTACATCGCGCGGGAGAAGGTCGAACTGCCGTCGATCTACTACGCGCACCGGCGCGAGGTCTACCAGCGCGACGGCATGTGGCTGGCCGAGGGCCCGTGGGGCGGGCCGAGGCCGGACGAGGCCGTCCAGGAACTGACGGTGCGTTACCGGACCGTCGGCGACGGTTCGTGCACCGGCGCCATCGAATCGACCGCCGCCACGGTGGACGAGGTCATCGCCGAGGTCTCAGCCTCCCGGCTCACCGAACGCGGCGCCACCCGCGCCGACGACCGGATGTCGGAGGCGGCGATGGAAGACCGCAAGCGGGAAGGGTACTTCTGA
- a CDS encoding sulfate adenylyltransferase subunit 1: MSSLLRLATAGSVDDGKSTLVGRLLYDTKSVLADQLDAVTRASVDKGLSTPDLSLLVDGLRSEREQGITIDVAYRYFATPKRSFVLADTPGHVQYTRNTVTGASTAQLAVLLVDARKGVIEQTRRHAAVLALLGVPNLVLAVNKIDLVDYDEATFTVIAEEFAEHAASLGYERGSVLAVPVSALVGDNVAEKSDRTPWYSGPTLLEHLETVPVAPDPHDSAFRFPVQYVIRPRTADHPDYRGYAGQIAAGTVRPGDEIVVLPQGLRSRVESIDTADGPLAEAGAGTSVTLLLTDDLDISRGDLIAAADRQPTVTDEITATLCWLSAKALKPGARVLVKHGTRTVQALVGELHARFDEQTLSSVDDPATLELNDIGRVTLRLAEEIGVDDYGVSPRTGAFLVIDPKDGDTLAAGLVGERFA, encoded by the coding sequence ATGTCCAGCCTCCTCAGGCTCGCGACCGCGGGCAGTGTGGACGACGGGAAGTCGACCCTGGTCGGGCGGCTCCTGTACGACACCAAATCCGTGCTCGCCGACCAGCTGGACGCGGTCACCCGCGCCAGTGTCGACAAAGGACTGTCCACACCGGACCTTTCACTGCTCGTGGACGGCCTGCGCTCGGAACGCGAGCAGGGCATCACGATCGACGTGGCGTACCGGTATTTCGCGACCCCGAAGCGCAGTTTCGTGCTCGCGGACACTCCCGGCCACGTGCAGTACACACGGAACACGGTGACCGGGGCGTCCACCGCGCAACTGGCCGTGCTGCTGGTCGACGCGCGCAAGGGCGTCATCGAGCAGACCCGCCGTCACGCCGCGGTGCTCGCCCTGCTGGGCGTCCCGAATCTGGTGCTGGCGGTGAACAAGATCGACCTCGTCGACTACGACGAGGCGACGTTCACCGTGATCGCCGAGGAGTTCGCCGAGCACGCCGCGTCCCTGGGCTACGAACGGGGTTCCGTGCTCGCGGTGCCGGTTTCGGCGCTGGTGGGCGACAACGTGGCGGAGAAATCGGACAGGACCCCGTGGTACTCCGGCCCGACCCTGCTGGAGCATCTGGAAACCGTGCCCGTGGCACCGGATCCGCACGATTCGGCGTTCCGGTTCCCGGTGCAGTACGTGATCCGGCCGCGCACGGCCGACCACCCCGACTACCGCGGGTACGCGGGGCAGATCGCGGCGGGCACCGTCCGGCCGGGCGACGAGATCGTCGTACTCCCGCAAGGACTCCGCAGCCGGGTGGAGAGCATCGACACCGCCGACGGGCCACTCGCCGAGGCCGGCGCGGGCACCTCGGTGACCCTGTTGCTCACGGACGACCTCGACATCTCGCGGGGCGACCTGATCGCCGCCGCCGACCGGCAGCCGACGGTGACCGACGAGATCACCGCGACCCTCTGCTGGCTGTCAGCCAAGGCGCTCAAACCGGGCGCGCGGGTGCTGGTGAAGCACGGCACCCGGACCGTGCAGGCCCTGGTCGGCGAGCTCCACGCCCGGTTCGACGAGCAGACGCTGTCCAGTGTGGACGATCCGGCCACCTTGGAGCTCAACGACATCGGCCGGGTGACGCTGAGGCTGGCCGAGGAGATCGGCGTGGACGACTACGGGGTGAGCCCGCGAACAGGCGCGTTCCTGGTCATCGACCCGAAGGACGGCGACACCCTCGCCGCCGGACTCGTCGGCGAAAGGTTCGCATGA
- a CDS encoding sirohydrochlorin chelatase, translating into MTPRPAPSLTPPLVAVAHGSRDPRSAATIRALLEVSRGLAPDLDIRESFLDLSEPSLTDVLRGLHAEGHREVVVVPLLLGVAYHARVDLPALVAEVIADCPGLDVRVSGVLGIDPIVETVALDRLTEAGADLDDPELGVLLAGVGSSNVAANDAVAGITTRWHLRRGLLATPAFASAAQPDVPAAIARLRLNGARRLAVAGWFLAPGLLPDRIARLAREADPSVIVAGPLGPDPRIAGLVLERYDVAAARLAA; encoded by the coding sequence ATGACCCCACGCCCGGCCCCAAGTCTCACTCCGCCTCTGGTCGCCGTCGCTCACGGCAGCCGCGATCCGCGGTCCGCGGCGACCATCCGCGCCCTGCTCGAGGTTTCCCGCGGGCTGGCACCGGATCTCGACATCCGCGAGTCCTTTTTGGATCTCTCGGAGCCGTCGCTGACCGATGTCTTGCGCGGCCTCCACGCCGAGGGGCACCGCGAGGTCGTCGTGGTGCCGCTGCTACTGGGCGTCGCGTACCACGCCAGGGTCGACCTGCCCGCGCTCGTCGCCGAGGTGATCGCGGACTGCCCCGGCCTCGACGTGCGGGTTTCCGGGGTGCTGGGCATCGACCCGATCGTCGAGACGGTCGCGCTGGACCGGCTCACCGAGGCGGGCGCCGACCTGGACGACCCCGAGCTGGGGGTCCTGCTGGCGGGTGTCGGTTCGTCGAACGTCGCGGCGAACGACGCGGTCGCGGGCATCACCACCCGCTGGCATCTGCGTCGCGGGCTGCTCGCGACCCCTGCCTTCGCCAGTGCCGCGCAGCCGGACGTGCCCGCCGCCATCGCGCGGTTGCGGCTCAACGGCGCGCGGCGGCTCGCGGTCGCGGGCTGGTTCCTCGCGCCGGGGCTCTTGCCGGACCGGATCGCGCGTCTGGCCCGCGAAGCCGACCCGTCGGTGATCGTCGCCGGACCGCTGGGACCGGATCCGCGGATCGCCGGGCTCGTCCTCGAACGCTACGACGTCGCCGCCGCCCGGCTCGCTGCCTGA
- a CDS encoding enoyl-CoA hydratase-related protein, producing the protein MADELVHYDVVGGTATITLDSPHNRNALSAQLRRELSESLDKAQADDAVRVIVLTHTGPVFCAGMDLKEARGAGAGDQGVNEFPKILEQLWTSPKPVVAKLAGPARAGGIGMVAATDIAVAVHEATFAFSEVRIGVVPAVISLTVLPRLNARAAHELFLTGDTFDAKRAVEIGLLNSAVAADELDGEVTRYVKALALGGPKALAATKDLLGKPRPATPGEGFEAMNKLSAGFFASEEGQEGITAFAQKRKPNWVPES; encoded by the coding sequence ATGGCTGACGAACTGGTGCACTACGACGTGGTGGGCGGCACCGCCACGATCACCTTGGACTCCCCGCACAACCGCAACGCGCTCTCCGCCCAGCTGCGGCGTGAACTGAGCGAGTCGCTGGACAAGGCGCAAGCCGACGACGCGGTCCGGGTCATCGTGCTCACCCACACCGGCCCGGTGTTCTGTGCCGGCATGGACCTCAAGGAGGCCCGCGGCGCCGGCGCGGGCGACCAGGGCGTCAACGAGTTCCCGAAGATCCTCGAGCAGCTGTGGACCAGCCCCAAGCCTGTCGTGGCGAAGCTGGCGGGCCCCGCGCGGGCAGGCGGCATCGGCATGGTGGCCGCGACGGACATCGCCGTCGCGGTGCACGAAGCGACCTTCGCCTTCTCCGAGGTTCGGATCGGCGTCGTCCCCGCCGTCATCTCGCTCACCGTGCTGCCGCGCCTCAACGCTCGCGCCGCGCACGAGCTGTTCCTGACCGGCGACACCTTCGACGCGAAGCGCGCCGTCGAGATCGGCCTGCTCAACTCGGCCGTCGCCGCCGACGAACTCGACGGCGAGGTCACCCGCTACGTCAAAGCTCTCGCCCTCGGCGGGCCGAAGGCGCTCGCGGCGACGAAGGACCTGCTCGGCAAGCCGCGTCCGGCGACACCGGGCGAGGGTTTCGAGGCCATGAACAAGTTGTCCGCCGGGTTCTTCGCGAGCGAAGAGGGCCAGGAGGGCATCACGGCTTTCGCGCAGAAGCGCAAGCCGAACTGGGTCCCCGAGAGCTAG
- a CDS encoding barstar family protein has protein sequence MSAGEEAADKAFSRGAYPHPIESGRTVDKASTLDAIAEALSFPDYFGKNLDALYDCLTDLSWLPPGEHVLIWAGSSALKEHDPKAYLAVRSVLSDAQRALGPSGDRTDSRRLTVVLPD, from the coding sequence ATGAGCGCGGGCGAGGAAGCGGCGGACAAGGCGTTCTCCCGCGGCGCGTATCCGCATCCGATCGAGAGCGGCCGGACGGTCGACAAGGCCTCCACGCTCGACGCGATCGCGGAGGCGCTGTCCTTCCCCGACTACTTCGGGAAGAACCTCGACGCGCTCTATGACTGCCTCACCGACCTGTCCTGGCTTCCGCCGGGTGAGCACGTGCTGATCTGGGCCGGTTCCTCGGCGCTCAAGGAGCATGATCCGAAGGCGTACCTGGCCGTCCGGAGTGTGCTTTCGGACGCGCAGCGGGCGCTGGGGCCGTCCGGGGACCGGACGGACTCCCGGCGCCTCACCGTGGTCTTGCCGGACTAG
- a CDS encoding ribonuclease domain-containing protein → MFNRRRITAALIGLIVLVLAGWFVKDGISGDDTKSAPAPASSSAQAKPSGAAKGKVAGEDSGLPVKPLTGLPSQASDTWKLIEAGGPYPYPRNDDVTFQNREKVLPAKNSGYYREYTVKTPGSPDRGARRLVTGTGKELYYTEDHYKSFVVVDPSR, encoded by the coding sequence ATGTTCAACCGTAGGCGGATCACCGCCGCCCTGATCGGCCTGATCGTGCTGGTGCTCGCAGGCTGGTTCGTCAAGGACGGCATCAGCGGCGACGACACGAAGAGCGCTCCGGCGCCGGCGAGTTCGTCCGCCCAGGCCAAACCGTCGGGCGCGGCCAAAGGCAAGGTCGCGGGCGAGGATTCCGGTCTGCCGGTCAAACCGCTCACGGGATTGCCGTCGCAGGCCTCCGACACCTGGAAGCTCATCGAAGCGGGCGGGCCGTACCCGTATCCGCGCAACGACGACGTCACCTTCCAGAACCGGGAGAAGGTCCTGCCTGCCAAGAATTCCGGCTACTACCGGGAATACACGGTCAAGACGCCGGGCAGCCCGGATCGCGGGGCGAGGCGGCTGGTGACCGGCACCGGCAAGGAGCTGTACTACACCGAGGACCACTACAAGTCCTTCGTCGTAGTGGACCCCAGCCGATGA
- a CDS encoding CDP-alcohol phosphatidyltransferase family protein gives MFNGLADWWDGVELWLAQAPFPVQFVLVMAVVVPLCLVAAWLLDTLFGKVARLFGAARDANDPDRSS, from the coding sequence GTGTTCAACGGGCTTGCTGACTGGTGGGACGGCGTGGAGCTGTGGCTCGCGCAGGCCCCGTTTCCCGTGCAGTTCGTGCTGGTCATGGCGGTCGTGGTGCCGCTGTGCCTGGTCGCGGCCTGGTTGCTCGACACGCTGTTCGGAAAGGTCGCCCGGCTCTTCGGCGCGGCCCGCGATGCGAACGACCCCGACCGGTCCTCCTAA
- a CDS encoding zinc-binding dehydrogenase, producing MFAVYASEPNAEKPLDSLVIGERPEPEVPEGWVRVNVKAASLNMHDLWTLRGVGIKPEQFPMILGCDGAGTLDDGTEVVLHSVINAPGWQGDDTLDPKRSLLTEKHQGSFAEQVVVPARNVVPKPASLSFAEAATMGTAWLTAYRMLFVKSGLRPGQTMLVQGASGGVSTALVQLGRAAGFRVWVTGRSEEKRALAENLGAHQTFESGARLPERVDAVFETVGKATWSHSVKSLKPGGIIVVSGSTSGPDAHAELQHVFFLQLRIAGSTMGTRDELTDLLTYLELTGVRPQIGAELPFADAETGFKNMLDGETSGKVVFAH from the coding sequence ATGTTCGCCGTTTACGCTTCCGAACCCAACGCCGAAAAGCCGCTGGACTCGCTCGTGATCGGCGAGCGGCCCGAGCCCGAGGTGCCCGAAGGCTGGGTACGGGTCAACGTCAAGGCAGCCAGCCTCAACATGCACGACCTGTGGACGCTGCGCGGCGTCGGCATCAAACCCGAGCAGTTCCCGATGATCCTGGGCTGCGACGGGGCAGGCACCCTCGACGACGGCACGGAGGTCGTCCTCCACTCGGTGATCAACGCCCCTGGCTGGCAGGGCGACGACACACTCGACCCGAAGCGCTCCCTGCTCACCGAGAAGCACCAGGGCAGCTTCGCCGAGCAGGTCGTGGTCCCCGCGCGCAATGTCGTGCCGAAGCCGGCGAGCCTGAGCTTCGCCGAAGCCGCGACCATGGGCACGGCCTGGCTGACCGCGTACCGGATGCTGTTCGTGAAGTCCGGGCTGCGGCCGGGGCAGACGATGCTCGTCCAAGGCGCCTCCGGCGGCGTCTCGACCGCCCTCGTGCAGCTCGGGCGTGCGGCCGGATTCCGGGTTTGGGTCACTGGGCGTAGCGAAGAAAAGCGTGCGCTGGCAGAGAATCTGGGCGCACATCAGACCTTTGAGTCCGGCGCGCGGCTGCCGGAGCGGGTCGACGCGGTCTTCGAAACCGTCGGGAAGGCGACCTGGTCCCATTCGGTGAAGTCGCTCAAACCGGGCGGGATCATCGTCGTTTCGGGCTCGACCAGCGGCCCGGATGCTCACGCGGAGTTGCAGCACGTGTTCTTTCTGCAACTACGTATCGCGGGTTCGACGATGGGGACCAGGGACGAACTGACCGATCTCCTCACCTATCTGGAGCTCACCGGGGTCCGTCCGCAGATCGGCGCCGAATTGCCGTTCGCGGATGCCGAAACCGGGTTTAAGAACATGCTCGACGGGGAAACTTCGGGAAAGGTCGTCTTCGCTCATTGA
- a CDS encoding alpha/beta hydrolase, whose translation MTASQRPEPAEPGGRNTTDTDPIRVSFRRYAGVRTRVLEVGPQAPASTDRAPRRVLGKRATARGHAKPTAPRLVLLHGYCDSGDTWRPVLELLAAAGVPAVAVDLPGFGDAQPLRPGPMLPQLDAFAAAVIKEQAVLGTVVLAGNSLGGTMSLRAAENHRLPISGVVSIAAPGFVDSWLIRTVARYPLPLRMYSALPLPIPGFLVRAVAEQVVPRLLYANATAADADQVRRFTALFPDYRSTTTRLEQARQLVEELANAYRLEEIRVPLLVVVCGKDKLVSAASGRQLHALVPHSRLMVREDWGHCPQLDDPVEISELLTYFSAGASRPSKIAARVAAEVSEDTVAG comes from the coding sequence ATGACCGCATCGCAGCGGCCCGAACCGGCGGAACCGGGGGGCCGGAACACCACCGACACCGACCCGATCCGCGTCTCGTTCCGACGCTACGCCGGTGTCCGCACCAGAGTGCTGGAAGTCGGACCGCAGGCACCTGCGTCCACCGACCGCGCCCCTCGGCGGGTACTCGGGAAGCGGGCCACCGCGCGCGGGCACGCCAAGCCGACGGCACCGAGGCTGGTGCTGCTGCACGGCTACTGCGACAGCGGCGACACCTGGCGCCCGGTTCTGGAGCTGCTCGCGGCCGCCGGTGTTCCGGCGGTCGCGGTCGATCTGCCCGGATTCGGTGACGCTCAGCCACTCCGGCCGGGCCCGATGCTCCCGCAGCTGGACGCGTTCGCCGCGGCCGTGATCAAAGAGCAGGCCGTACTCGGCACGGTGGTGCTCGCCGGCAACTCGCTCGGCGGCACGATGAGCCTGCGTGCCGCCGAGAACCACCGGCTGCCGATCTCGGGCGTGGTATCGATCGCCGCACCCGGTTTCGTGGACAGCTGGCTCATCCGCACCGTGGCCCGGTACCCGCTGCCGCTGCGGATGTACTCGGCCCTGCCGCTGCCGATCCCCGGCTTCCTCGTGCGCGCCGTCGCCGAGCAGGTCGTCCCCCGGCTGCTGTACGCCAACGCCACCGCCGCGGACGCCGACCAGGTGCGCCGGTTCACGGCGTTGTTCCCGGACTACCGCTCCACCACCACCAGGCTCGAACAGGCGAGGCAACTCGTCGAGGAGCTGGCGAACGCGTACCGGCTGGAAGAGATCCGTGTCCCGCTCCTGGTGGTCGTCTGCGGCAAGGACAAGCTGGTCAGCGCCGCTTCCGGGCGGCAGCTGCACGCGCTGGTCCCGCACAGCAGGCTGATGGTGCGCGAGGACTGGGGCCACTGCCCGCAGCTGGACGACCCCGTCGAGATCTCGGAACTGCTGACCTACTTCTCCGCCGGCGCGTCCAGGCCGTCGAAGATCGCCGCCCGCGTGGCCGCCGAAGTGAGCGAGGACACCGTCGCCGGGTAG
- a CDS encoding LysR family transcriptional regulator: protein MGVELRHLEAFLAAAEEGSISRAARLLRVTQPALSRTLSQLEQQVGATLLRRSAKGVELTAEGMAFRRKATQAVDAFTEAVSSPFDAPRPLRVGHAWAALGRFTTGLIRRWPVEHPEYRLQLRQVDDLYVKLDEAAIDIAVVRGQRPGPRYRHALLYRENRLVAAPAQHELADRLSVTLGDLARYDLVVNTASGTTDHLWDESQRPTVKVEVATVDDWLSNIAAGAGLGITPDPSSQLYQRPEIVYLPLRDAPPVAVYLAWPPSSAHPALRDFLSIVKELVHQ from the coding sequence ATGGGGGTCGAGCTCCGGCACTTGGAAGCGTTTCTCGCGGCAGCCGAGGAAGGCAGCATCAGCCGTGCGGCGCGACTGCTGAGGGTGACCCAGCCTGCCCTGTCACGCACGCTGTCCCAGCTCGAACAGCAGGTCGGCGCCACATTGCTGCGCAGGTCGGCGAAAGGTGTGGAACTCACCGCCGAGGGAATGGCCTTTCGGAGGAAGGCGACTCAGGCCGTCGACGCTTTCACCGAGGCGGTGTCCAGCCCATTCGACGCACCGAGACCTCTGCGTGTGGGACATGCCTGGGCCGCACTGGGGCGATTCACCACCGGTCTGATCCGGCGGTGGCCGGTCGAGCACCCGGAATACCGGTTGCAGTTGCGGCAGGTCGACGACCTCTACGTCAAGCTGGACGAGGCCGCCATCGATATCGCGGTGGTGAGAGGACAGCGGCCAGGGCCGCGCTACCGGCACGCGCTGCTTTACCGGGAGAATCGTCTGGTGGCCGCCCCCGCGCAGCACGAACTGGCGGACCGCCTGTCGGTGACCCTGGGGGACCTCGCCCGGTACGACCTGGTCGTCAATACCGCTTCCGGAACGACGGACCACCTGTGGGACGAGAGCCAGCGGCCCACGGTCAAGGTCGAAGTGGCCACCGTCGACGACTGGCTCAGCAACATCGCCGCGGGCGCGGGGCTCGGGATCACGCCGGATCCCAGTAGCCAGTTGTACCAACGTCCCGAGATCGTTTATCTCCCGCTCCGCGACGCGCCTCCGGTCGCGGTGTATCTGGCGTGGCCGCCCAGCTCCGCGCATCCCGCCCTTCGCGACTTCCTCTCCATCGTCAAAGAGCTCGTTCACCAGTGA
- a CDS encoding aspartyl/asparaginyl beta-hydroxylase domain-containing protein: MPELDPHNLEAYRHSQTALSRAFRTVLQNSRTHSERKARSGGHDMTSRAQVRKYQLMWRKSVRSHIVGKVELDKARLQHDLEALAAVPRVEEEYDEFSSGYWKNLSLWNSSGEADDTMYRDIQGSAKPTAHAAKAPYLDELIHTVFDSKIVKMARARNLVDAMVIPHRDFIELNKDNDQYFRTFMVLEDNGSAFHSDDDTVIHMRPGEIWYLDAAAPHSAVNFSSDSRQALCVDFAFEGSFTEDQIFADKSFYRPDLEPEIVVRKPFTTDHRDKLVQLGGIIDNDNFKDILFLMSRVHYRYDVPAAETYEWFVEACRLADDTTLTAKAEGVRDYMIGQRALGERLVAAA, from the coding sequence GTGCCGGAGCTCGACCCCCATAACCTCGAAGCATACCGTCATTCCCAAACAGCATTATCACGGGCCTTTCGAACAGTGCTACAAAATAGTCGCACCCACTCGGAGAGAAAAGCGCGTTCAGGCGGCCACGACATGACCAGCCGCGCGCAAGTCCGGAAATACCAACTCATGTGGAGGAAATCGGTGCGCTCTCACATCGTGGGCAAAGTCGAGCTGGACAAGGCCCGGCTCCAGCATGACCTCGAGGCGCTTGCCGCGGTTCCGCGCGTCGAGGAAGAGTACGACGAATTCAGCTCCGGCTACTGGAAGAACCTCTCCCTCTGGAACTCCAGCGGCGAGGCGGACGACACCATGTACCGGGACATCCAGGGATCCGCGAAACCGACCGCTCACGCCGCCAAGGCCCCTTACCTGGACGAATTGATCCACACGGTGTTCGACTCGAAGATCGTGAAGATGGCCCGCGCCCGTAACCTGGTGGACGCCATGGTCATCCCACACCGGGACTTCATCGAACTGAACAAGGACAACGATCAGTATTTCCGCACCTTCATGGTGCTCGAAGACAACGGATCCGCGTTCCATTCCGACGATGACACCGTTATCCACATGCGCCCCGGCGAGATCTGGTACCTCGACGCCGCCGCACCGCATTCCGCGGTCAATTTCTCCTCGGACAGCAGGCAGGCCCTGTGCGTCGACTTCGCTTTCGAAGGATCGTTCACGGAAGATCAAATCTTCGCCGACAAATCGTTCTACCGGCCCGACCTGGAGCCGGAAATCGTAGTCAGGAAGCCCTTCACGACCGATCACCGCGACAAGCTCGTCCAGCTCGGCGGGATCATCGACAACGACAACTTCAAAGACATCTTGTTCCTGATGTCGCGAGTGCACTACCGGTACGACGTGCCCGCCGCCGAGACCTACGAGTGGTTCGTCGAAGCCTGCCGCCTTGCCGACGACACGACGTTGACGGCGAAGGCGGAAGGGGTGCGCGACTACATGATCGGGCAGCGTGCCCTCGGCGAACGGCTCGTCGCCGCCGCCTGA
- a CDS encoding DMT family transporter, whose protein sequence is MSEVTTRTSNWLKFGAPTAFVLMWSSGTIAVLYGLQNSSVVTFLLLRATGAAAVSWAVWLVVRDPLPVHRRQWTRLITVALLLQVFYQGFFFLALGSGTPAGVVAVLVGFQPVLTAILARPGYNPTLYAGLALGFVGVVVTSAAGIDLSEVGSVLGVVFSLAALVGITAGTLVQGRTTGVGVWSSLALQSTISAIVYAVIALTTGQLRAQINHQLAAAVGWMVLVVSVGATALLYVMIGRGEATKVTSLFYCVPPVTALLDWAFFGRFLNAWEMTGVVLVSLAVALTQRSKESDESA, encoded by the coding sequence ATGTCCGAAGTCACGACCCGAACGAGCAACTGGCTCAAGTTCGGCGCACCGACCGCATTCGTCCTGATGTGGTCCAGCGGCACGATCGCCGTGCTGTACGGACTCCAAAACTCCTCGGTGGTGACGTTCCTGCTTCTGCGCGCCACCGGTGCGGCCGCCGTCTCCTGGGCGGTCTGGCTGGTCGTCCGCGACCCCCTCCCGGTCCACCGGAGGCAATGGACCCGCCTGATCACCGTGGCGCTCCTGCTGCAGGTGTTCTACCAGGGGTTCTTCTTCCTGGCCCTGGGTAGCGGAACACCAGCCGGAGTCGTCGCGGTTCTGGTCGGGTTTCAGCCGGTCCTGACCGCGATCCTGGCTCGCCCCGGCTACAACCCCACTTTGTACGCGGGTTTGGCGCTGGGCTTCGTCGGGGTCGTCGTGACCTCCGCGGCGGGGATCGACCTGAGCGAGGTCGGGAGCGTGCTGGGCGTGGTGTTTTCCCTCGCCGCACTGGTCGGTATCACGGCCGGAACGCTGGTGCAGGGGCGAACGACCGGCGTCGGGGTGTGGAGTTCCCTGGCTCTGCAAAGCACCATCAGCGCCATCGTCTACGCCGTCATCGCACTCACCACCGGGCAACTGCGCGCGCAGATCAACCACCAGCTCGCCGCGGCGGTGGGGTGGATGGTTCTCGTCGTGTCCGTGGGAGCGACAGCGTTGCTCTACGTCATGATCGGCAGAGGTGAAGCAACCAAGGTGACCAGCCTGTTCTACTGCGTTCCCCCGGTCACCGCGTTGCTGGACTGGGCATTCTTCGGTCGGTTCCTGAATGCCTGGGAGATGACGGGCGTCGTTCTCGTCTCCTTGGCGGTCGCATTGACTCAGCGGTCCAAGGAAAGCGACGAATCGGCCTAA